One stretch of Streptomyces sp. 135 DNA includes these proteins:
- a CDS encoding GNAT family N-acetyltransferase, whose product MTTTLRPTGPLQRSADGVKARTYDVCVNSRPVGSITLATHAVFGPAVCRVTDLRIAEPDRGRGRATVAALAAEEVARGWGCERIEADIPAESVAALRLATALGYVERNRRMAKPVPAEPAALPPGVRGRPMAEDEYEVWLARARRSYTRDWTDRGVPEAQARAKSEADHAALLPQGLATPGTLLSALTQEGAKAGTLWLTLRDDDAFVFRVEVDEDCRGRGHGRSLMLLAEAQTRAAGRDRIGLNVFAGNAPALCLYDSLGYEPVSYSLYKPLL is encoded by the coding sequence ATGACCACGACCCTGCGGCCGACCGGGCCGCTTCAGCGGAGCGCCGACGGCGTCAAGGCGCGCACGTACGACGTCTGTGTGAACAGCCGGCCCGTGGGCTCGATCACGCTCGCGACCCACGCCGTCTTCGGCCCCGCGGTCTGCCGGGTGACGGATCTGCGGATCGCCGAGCCCGACCGCGGGCGGGGGCGCGCCACCGTGGCCGCGCTCGCGGCGGAGGAGGTCGCCCGCGGCTGGGGCTGCGAGCGCATCGAGGCGGACATTCCGGCCGAGTCGGTCGCCGCGCTGCGCCTGGCGACGGCGCTCGGCTATGTGGAGCGCAACCGCCGGATGGCGAAGCCGGTGCCGGCCGAGCCCGCCGCGCTGCCACCCGGGGTCCGGGGTCGGCCGATGGCCGAGGACGAGTACGAGGTGTGGCTGGCGCGGGCCCGGCGGAGCTACACGCGCGACTGGACCGACCGGGGCGTGCCCGAGGCGCAGGCGCGCGCGAAGTCCGAGGCCGACCACGCCGCGCTCCTGCCTCAGGGCCTGGCCACCCCCGGCACCCTGCTGAGCGCGCTCACCCAGGAGGGCGCGAAGGCCGGCACCCTGTGGCTCACGCTCCGCGACGACGACGCGTTCGTCTTCCGCGTCGAGGTCGACGAGGACTGCCGGGGGCGCGGCCACGGCCGTTCCCTGATGCTCCTGGCCGAGGCGCAGACGCGCGCGGCGGGCCGGGACCGCATCGGCCTCAACGTCTTCGCGGGCAACGCCCCGGCCCTGTGCCTGTACGACTCGCTCGGCTACGAACCCGTCTCGTACTCCCTGTACAAGCCGCTGCTCTAA
- a CDS encoding chorismate-binding protein, which yields MARFGGLVATGLRDVTSDPAALDSTGFWAVSADFEGGLVCARFDDVREEPVPAPVPGRWRGPGAGDWTSSLDRAAYTEGVRRIRAYIAAGEVYQANLCRVLSAPVPPDADVDALTALLARGNPAPYAGTIRLPAHGVEIATASPELYLRRAGRVVESGPIKGTGRTEADLLEKDYAENVMIVDLVRNDLGRVCATGSVTVPDLCVVEKHPGLVHLVSTVHGELRPGAGWPELFAATFPPGSVTGAPKSSALRIIDELETAPRGPYCGGIGWVDADRGTGELAVGIRTFWIDRADGVLRFGTGAGITWGSDPEGEWRETELKAARLLAVASGAYEASGGTRT from the coding sequence ATGGCGCGCTTCGGCGGCCTGGTCGCCACCGGCCTGCGCGACGTGACCAGCGACCCCGCGGCCCTGGACTCCACCGGCTTCTGGGCGGTGTCCGCCGACTTCGAGGGAGGTCTGGTCTGCGCCCGCTTCGACGACGTACGCGAAGAGCCCGTGCCCGCTCCCGTGCCGGGGAGGTGGCGGGGGCCGGGCGCCGGTGACTGGACGTCGTCCCTGGACCGCGCCGCGTACACGGAGGGCGTACGACGGATACGCGCGTACATCGCGGCCGGCGAGGTCTACCAGGCGAACCTCTGCCGCGTCCTGTCCGCGCCCGTCCCGCCCGACGCCGACGTGGACGCCCTGACGGCCCTCCTCGCGCGCGGGAACCCCGCTCCGTACGCAGGAACGATCCGCCTGCCCGCGCACGGCGTGGAGATAGCCACCGCCTCCCCCGAGCTCTACCTGCGCCGCGCGGGCCGCGTCGTGGAGTCGGGCCCCATCAAGGGCACCGGCCGCACGGAGGCGGACCTCCTGGAGAAGGACTACGCCGAGAACGTCATGATCGTGGACCTCGTCCGCAACGACCTCGGACGCGTCTGCGCGACCGGCTCGGTCACCGTCCCCGACCTCTGCGTGGTGGAGAAGCACCCCGGCCTCGTCCACCTCGTCTCCACCGTCCACGGCGAGCTGCGCCCCGGTGCCGGCTGGCCGGAGCTGTTCGCGGCGACCTTCCCTCCCGGTTCCGTCACGGGCGCCCCCAAGTCCAGCGCCCTGCGGATCATCGACGAGCTGGAGACCGCGCCGCGGGGCCCGTACTGCGGCGGCATCGGCTGGGTCGACGCCGACCGGGGCACCGGAGAGCTGGCCGTCGGCATCCGCACCTTCTGGATCGACCGGGCCGACGGCGTGCTGCGCTTCGGCACCGGGGCGGGCATCACCTGGGGCTCCGACCCCGAGGGGGAGTGGCGGGAGACCGAGCTGAAGGCCGCGCGACTGCTGGCGGTAGCGTCAGGGGCGTACGAAGCGAGTGGAGGAACCCGAACGTGA
- a CDS encoding SsgA family sporulation/cell division regulator → MNTTVSCELHLRLVVSSESSLPVPAGLRYDTADPYAVHATFHTGAEETVEWVFARDLLAEGLHRPTGTGDVRVWPSRSHGQGVVCIALSSPEGEALLEAPARALESFLKRTDAAVPPGTEHRHFDLDTELSHILAES, encoded by the coding sequence ATGAACACCACGGTCAGCTGCGAGCTGCACCTGCGCCTCGTTGTGTCGAGCGAGTCCTCACTGCCTGTACCCGCAGGACTGCGGTATGACACGGCCGATCCCTATGCCGTGCACGCCACCTTCCACACCGGAGCCGAGGAAACGGTCGAGTGGGTGTTCGCCCGCGACCTCCTCGCCGAGGGCCTGCACCGGCCCACCGGAACCGGCGACGTCCGAGTCTGGCCGTCCCGGAGCCACGGTCAGGGCGTTGTCTGCATCGCCCTGAGCTCGCCGGAGGGCGAGGCTCTGCTCGAGGCCCCGGCGCGGGCCCTGGAGTCCTTCCTGAAGCGAACAGACGCGGCCGTGCCGCCCGGCACGGAGCACCGCCACTTCGATCTCGACACGGAGCTGTCACACATCCTGGCCGAAAGCTAA
- a CDS encoding zf-TFIIB domain-containing protein codes for MQCPKCHAPMHTYNRNGVQIEQCSGCRGIFLDYGELESLTRLESQWGQQAPPPAPPQAYPAAPAPAWGAPQGGHGGHGGHSGHYGHGKRHKSFGHMLFSS; via the coding sequence ATGCAGTGCCCCAAGTGCCACGCACCGATGCACACGTACAACCGAAATGGCGTCCAGATCGAGCAGTGCAGTGGCTGCCGCGGCATTTTCCTCGACTACGGCGAGCTCGAGTCCCTGACCCGCCTGGAGTCCCAGTGGGGCCAGCAGGCCCCGCCGCCCGCGCCCCCGCAGGCCTATCCCGCGGCTCCCGCCCCAGCCTGGGGCGCCCCGCAGGGCGGTCACGGAGGCCACGGCGGTCACAGCGGCCACTACGGTCACGGCAAGCGCCACAAGAGCTTCGGGCACATGCTCTTCTCCTCCTGA
- a CDS encoding aminodeoxychorismate lyase: protein MKIWLNGGLRDVDSARVSVFDHGLTVGDGIFETVKSVEGRPFALTRHLARLTRSARGLGLPEPDLDEVRRACAAVLEANPLPLGRLRITYTGGLSPLGSDRGDQGTTLIVALGEATRRPDSTAVITVPWTRNERGALTGLKTTSYAENVVALARAREQGASEALFANTVGQLCEGTGSNVFVVLGGEILTPPVASGCLDGITRALAVEWTGARETDLPLDVLERADEIFLTSTLRDVQGVHRVDGRQLPGAPGPMTTKAMRTFDERAADDLDP from the coding sequence GTGAAGATATGGCTCAATGGCGGGCTGCGGGACGTCGACTCCGCCCGCGTCTCCGTGTTCGACCACGGCCTTACGGTGGGCGACGGCATCTTCGAGACGGTGAAGTCGGTCGAGGGGCGGCCCTTCGCCCTCACCCGTCACCTGGCCCGGCTCACCCGGTCGGCGCGCGGCCTGGGGCTGCCCGAGCCGGACCTCGACGAGGTGCGCCGCGCCTGCGCCGCCGTCCTGGAAGCCAATCCGCTCCCGCTGGGGCGGCTGCGGATCACCTACACCGGCGGGCTCTCGCCGCTCGGCTCCGACCGCGGCGACCAGGGGACCACGCTCATCGTGGCCCTCGGCGAGGCCACGCGGCGCCCCGACTCCACCGCCGTGATCACGGTGCCGTGGACCCGCAACGAACGGGGCGCGCTGACCGGCCTGAAGACCACCTCGTACGCGGAGAACGTCGTCGCCCTCGCCCGCGCCCGCGAGCAGGGCGCCTCGGAGGCCCTGTTCGCGAACACCGTCGGGCAGCTCTGCGAAGGCACCGGCTCCAACGTCTTCGTCGTGCTCGGCGGGGAGATCCTGACCCCGCCGGTCGCCTCCGGGTGCCTCGACGGCATCACCCGCGCGCTGGCCGTCGAGTGGACGGGCGCCCGCGAGACCGACCTGCCGTTGGACGTCCTTGAGCGCGCCGACGAGATCTTCCTGACGTCGACGCTGCGCGACGTCCAGGGCGTGCACCGCGTGGACGGGCGTCAACTGCCCGGCGCCCCGGGCCCGATGACCACCAAGGCGATGCGGACGTTCGACGAGCGGGCCGCCGACGATCTGGATCCCTGA
- a CDS encoding CGNR zinc finger domain-containing protein, producing the protein MLITHDNRCSLDAVVDLVNTAPEEDGPDGLADLAALSDFVRTHEVSDVGVLSERDVADVRRVRGRFAEVFANPEPRAASTIINELIAAAGTTPRLTDHDGYDWHIHYYAPGASIADHLAADCGMALAFFVVAGEQERLRRCEAPDCRRAFVDLSRNRSRRYCDSRTCGNRLHVAAYRARRKEAAG; encoded by the coding sequence GTGCTGATCACCCACGACAACCGGTGTTCTCTCGACGCCGTGGTCGATCTGGTGAACACCGCACCCGAGGAGGACGGCCCCGACGGCCTCGCGGACCTCGCGGCGCTCAGTGACTTCGTACGAACGCACGAAGTGAGCGACGTCGGAGTGCTCTCGGAGCGTGACGTCGCCGACGTGCGCCGGGTGCGCGGCCGCTTCGCCGAGGTCTTCGCGAACCCCGAGCCCCGGGCCGCGTCCACGATCATCAACGAGCTGATCGCGGCGGCGGGCACCACGCCGCGCCTCACCGACCACGACGGCTACGACTGGCACATCCACTACTACGCGCCGGGGGCGTCCATCGCGGACCACCTGGCGGCCGACTGCGGGATGGCGCTGGCCTTCTTCGTCGTCGCCGGGGAGCAGGAGCGGCTGCGGCGCTGCGAGGCACCGGACTGCCGACGCGCCTTCGTCGACCTCTCCCGCAACCGCTCCCGCCGCTACTGCGACAGCCGTACCTGCGGCAACCGTCTGCATGTCGCCGCGTACCGGGCGCGCCGCAAGGAAGCCGCGGGCTAG
- a CDS encoding DsbA family protein: MSDSPPDHSARPVVLDVWCELQCPDCRTALDDVRALRARYGDRVELRLRHFPLEKHKHSFAAAQAAEEAFEQGKGWPYVEAVLAGVEELDRRGEPFLVDTARELGLDAEEFDTALIDGRHILIVDADQAEGKAIGVTGTPTYVIGGERLDGGKSQEGLRERIEEITDGLLAAEGS, translated from the coding sequence ATGAGCGACTCCCCTCCTGACCACTCCGCCCGCCCCGTCGTCCTCGACGTCTGGTGTGAGCTCCAGTGCCCCGACTGCCGCACCGCCCTGGATGACGTGCGCGCCCTGCGTGCGCGCTACGGCGACCGCGTCGAGCTGCGCCTGCGGCACTTCCCCCTGGAGAAGCACAAGCACTCCTTCGCCGCCGCGCAGGCCGCCGAGGAGGCCTTCGAGCAGGGCAAGGGCTGGCCGTACGTCGAGGCCGTGCTCGCCGGGGTCGAGGAACTGGACCGCCGGGGCGAGCCGTTCCTGGTGGACACCGCCCGGGAACTCGGTCTGGACGCCGAGGAGTTCGACACCGCCCTCATCGACGGCCGGCACATCCTGATCGTCGACGCCGACCAGGCCGAGGGCAAGGCGATCGGGGTCACCGGCACGCCGACGTACGTCATCGGCGGCGAGCGCCTGGACGGCGGCAAGAGCCAGGAAGGGCTGCGCGAGCGCATCGAGGAGATCACCGACGGGCTGCTGGCGGCCGAGGGCTCCTAG